One window of Corvus moneduloides isolate bCorMon1 chromosome 13, bCorMon1.pri, whole genome shotgun sequence genomic DNA carries:
- the LINGO1 gene encoding leucine-rich repeat and immunoglobulin-like domain-containing nogo receptor-interacting protein 1 isoform X3, with amino-acid sequence MVAGEASMRSPILACWQPILLLMLGSILSGSATGCPPRCECSAQERAVLCHRKRFMVVPEGIPTETRLLDLGKNRIKTLNQDEFANYPHLEELELNENIISAIEPGAFNNLFNLRTLGLRSNRLKLIPLGVFTGLSNLTKLDISENKIVILLDYMFQDLYNLKSLEVGDNDLVYISHRAFSGLNSLEQLTLEKCNLTSIPTEALSHLHGLIVLRLRHLNINTIRDYSFKRLYRLKVLEISHWPYLDTMTSNCLYGLNLTSLSITHCNLTSIPYVSVRHLVYLRFLNLSYNPIVTIEGSMLHDLLRLQEIQLVGGQLTTVEPFAFRGLNYLRILNVSGNLLTTLEESAFHSVGNLETLILDNNPLACDCRLLWVFRRRWRLNFNKQQPTCATPEFVQGKEFKDFPDVLLPNYFTCRRARIRDRKPQQIFVDEGHTVHFVCRADGDPPPTIMWLSPRKHLISTKTNGRLTVFPDGTLEVRYAQIQDNGTYLCIASNAGGNDTMLAHLHVRSYSPDWPHQPNKTFAFISNQPNESDANSTRATVPFPFDIKTLIIATTMGFISFLGVVLFCLVLLFLWSRGKGNTKHNIEIEYVPRKSDAGISSADAPRKFNMKMI; translated from the coding sequence ATGGTAGCTGGGGAGGCGAGTATGCGCAGCCCAATCCTGGCCTGCTGGCAGCCGATTCTCCTCCTGATGCTGGGATCCATCCTGTCCGGCTCTGCCACAGGCTGCCCGCCGCGCTGCGAGTGCTCTGCCCAGGAGCGCGCCGTCCTGTGCCACCGCAAGCGATTCATGGTTGTGCCAGAAGGGATCCCCACCGAGACCAGGCTGCTGGACTTGGGCAAGAACCGCATCAAGACACTCAACCAGGATGAATTTGCCAACTACCCTcacctggaggagctggagctaAACGAGAATATTATCAGTGCCATTGAACCTGGGGCTTTCAACAACCTCTTCAACCTCAGGACGCTGGGGCTCAGGAGTAACAGACTCAAGCTGATCCCCTTGGGGGTGTTTACTGGACTCAGCAACCTTACCAAGCTAGACATTAGTGAGAACAAAATTGTGATCCTCCTAGACTACATGTTCCAGGACTTGTACAACCTGAAGTCTTTGGAGGTGGGGGACAACGACCTTGTCTACATCTCCCACCGGGCGTTCAGTGGCCTCaacagcctggagcagctgacCCTGGAGAAATGCAACCTGACCTCCATCCCCACGGAGGCCCTGTCTCACCTTCATGGCTTGATCGTGCTGCGGCTGCGCCATCTGAACATCAACACCATTCGGGATTACTCATTCAAGAGGCTGTACCGGCTCAAGGTCCTCGAAATCTCTCACTGGCCCTATCTGGATACTATGACATCCAACTGCCTCTACGGGTTGAACCTGACCTCCTTGTCCATCACCCACTGCAACCTGACGTCCATCCCGTACGTGTCGGTGAGGCACTTGGTTTACCTCCGGTTCCTGAACCTGTCCTATAACCCTATCGTCACCATTGAGGGCTCAATGCTCCATGACCTGCTCAGGCTCCAGGAGATCCAGCTGGTGGGAGGGCAGCTCACCACAGTCGAGCCCTTTGCCTTCCGCGGCCTCAATTACCTGCGCATCCTGAACGTGTCAGGGAACCTGCTGACCACCCTAGAGGAGTCAGCTTTCCACTCAGTCGGCAACCTGGAGACGCTCATCCTCGACAACAACCCCTTAGCCTGCGACTGTCGGCTGCTCTGGGTTTTCCGGCGGCGATGGAGGTTGAACTTCAACAAGCAGCAGCccacctgtgccacccctgAGTTTGTCCAGGGCAAGGAGTTCAAGGACTTCCCTGATGTCCTCCTGCCCAACTACTTCACCTGCCGCCGAGCACGAATAAGGGACCGAAAACCTCAGCAGATCTTTGTGGATGAAGGCCACACGGTGCATTTTGTCTGCCGGGCAGATGGGGACCCGCCACCCACCATCATGTGGCTCTCTCCCCGGAAGCACCTCATCTCTACCAAAACCAACGGGCGGCTCACTGTCTTCCCTGACGGCACGCTGGAGGTGCGCTACGCCCAGATCCAGGACAATGGCACCTACCTATGCATCGCCAGCAACGCAGGTGGCAACGACACCATGCTGGCCCACCTGCACGTGCGCAGCTACTCCCCAGACTGGCCCCACCAGCCCAACAAGACCTTTGCATTCATCTCCAACCAGCCCAACGAGAGCGATGCCAACAGCACGCGCGCCACCGTGCCTTTCCCCTTTGACATCAAGACTCTCATCATCGCCACCACCATGGGCTTCATCTCCTTCCTGGGCGTCGTGCTCTTCTGTCTGGTGCTCCTCTTCCTGTGGAGCCGGGGGAAAGGCAACACCAAGCACAATATTGAAATCGAGTACGTGCCACGGAAGTCCGATGCGGGCATCAGCTCTGCCGACGCACCGCGCAAGTTCAATATGAAAATGATTTAA
- the LINGO1 gene encoding leucine-rich repeat and immunoglobulin-like domain-containing nogo receptor-interacting protein 1 isoform X1 has translation MGRESSPALSDQIGSRSHGEGALFRAGVHLSVTSPPSLEVRDRMVAGEASMRSPILACWQPILLLMLGSILSGSATGCPPRCECSAQERAVLCHRKRFMVVPEGIPTETRLLDLGKNRIKTLNQDEFANYPHLEELELNENIISAIEPGAFNNLFNLRTLGLRSNRLKLIPLGVFTGLSNLTKLDISENKIVILLDYMFQDLYNLKSLEVGDNDLVYISHRAFSGLNSLEQLTLEKCNLTSIPTEALSHLHGLIVLRLRHLNINTIRDYSFKRLYRLKVLEISHWPYLDTMTSNCLYGLNLTSLSITHCNLTSIPYVSVRHLVYLRFLNLSYNPIVTIEGSMLHDLLRLQEIQLVGGQLTTVEPFAFRGLNYLRILNVSGNLLTTLEESAFHSVGNLETLILDNNPLACDCRLLWVFRRRWRLNFNKQQPTCATPEFVQGKEFKDFPDVLLPNYFTCRRARIRDRKPQQIFVDEGHTVHFVCRADGDPPPTIMWLSPRKHLISTKTNGRLTVFPDGTLEVRYAQIQDNGTYLCIASNAGGNDTMLAHLHVRSYSPDWPHQPNKTFAFISNQPNESDANSTRATVPFPFDIKTLIIATTMGFISFLGVVLFCLVLLFLWSRGKGNTKHNIEIEYVPRKSDAGISSADAPRKFNMKMI, from the coding sequence GTGAGAGATAGGATGGTAGCTGGGGAGGCGAGTATGCGCAGCCCAATCCTGGCCTGCTGGCAGCCGATTCTCCTCCTGATGCTGGGATCCATCCTGTCCGGCTCTGCCACAGGCTGCCCGCCGCGCTGCGAGTGCTCTGCCCAGGAGCGCGCCGTCCTGTGCCACCGCAAGCGATTCATGGTTGTGCCAGAAGGGATCCCCACCGAGACCAGGCTGCTGGACTTGGGCAAGAACCGCATCAAGACACTCAACCAGGATGAATTTGCCAACTACCCTcacctggaggagctggagctaAACGAGAATATTATCAGTGCCATTGAACCTGGGGCTTTCAACAACCTCTTCAACCTCAGGACGCTGGGGCTCAGGAGTAACAGACTCAAGCTGATCCCCTTGGGGGTGTTTACTGGACTCAGCAACCTTACCAAGCTAGACATTAGTGAGAACAAAATTGTGATCCTCCTAGACTACATGTTCCAGGACTTGTACAACCTGAAGTCTTTGGAGGTGGGGGACAACGACCTTGTCTACATCTCCCACCGGGCGTTCAGTGGCCTCaacagcctggagcagctgacCCTGGAGAAATGCAACCTGACCTCCATCCCCACGGAGGCCCTGTCTCACCTTCATGGCTTGATCGTGCTGCGGCTGCGCCATCTGAACATCAACACCATTCGGGATTACTCATTCAAGAGGCTGTACCGGCTCAAGGTCCTCGAAATCTCTCACTGGCCCTATCTGGATACTATGACATCCAACTGCCTCTACGGGTTGAACCTGACCTCCTTGTCCATCACCCACTGCAACCTGACGTCCATCCCGTACGTGTCGGTGAGGCACTTGGTTTACCTCCGGTTCCTGAACCTGTCCTATAACCCTATCGTCACCATTGAGGGCTCAATGCTCCATGACCTGCTCAGGCTCCAGGAGATCCAGCTGGTGGGAGGGCAGCTCACCACAGTCGAGCCCTTTGCCTTCCGCGGCCTCAATTACCTGCGCATCCTGAACGTGTCAGGGAACCTGCTGACCACCCTAGAGGAGTCAGCTTTCCACTCAGTCGGCAACCTGGAGACGCTCATCCTCGACAACAACCCCTTAGCCTGCGACTGTCGGCTGCTCTGGGTTTTCCGGCGGCGATGGAGGTTGAACTTCAACAAGCAGCAGCccacctgtgccacccctgAGTTTGTCCAGGGCAAGGAGTTCAAGGACTTCCCTGATGTCCTCCTGCCCAACTACTTCACCTGCCGCCGAGCACGAATAAGGGACCGAAAACCTCAGCAGATCTTTGTGGATGAAGGCCACACGGTGCATTTTGTCTGCCGGGCAGATGGGGACCCGCCACCCACCATCATGTGGCTCTCTCCCCGGAAGCACCTCATCTCTACCAAAACCAACGGGCGGCTCACTGTCTTCCCTGACGGCACGCTGGAGGTGCGCTACGCCCAGATCCAGGACAATGGCACCTACCTATGCATCGCCAGCAACGCAGGTGGCAACGACACCATGCTGGCCCACCTGCACGTGCGCAGCTACTCCCCAGACTGGCCCCACCAGCCCAACAAGACCTTTGCATTCATCTCCAACCAGCCCAACGAGAGCGATGCCAACAGCACGCGCGCCACCGTGCCTTTCCCCTTTGACATCAAGACTCTCATCATCGCCACCACCATGGGCTTCATCTCCTTCCTGGGCGTCGTGCTCTTCTGTCTGGTGCTCCTCTTCCTGTGGAGCCGGGGGAAAGGCAACACCAAGCACAATATTGAAATCGAGTACGTGCCACGGAAGTCCGATGCGGGCATCAGCTCTGCCGACGCACCGCGCAAGTTCAATATGAAAATGATTTAA
- the LINGO1 gene encoding leucine-rich repeat and immunoglobulin-like domain-containing nogo receptor-interacting protein 1 isoform X2, whose product MRVRDRMVAGEASMRSPILACWQPILLLMLGSILSGSATGCPPRCECSAQERAVLCHRKRFMVVPEGIPTETRLLDLGKNRIKTLNQDEFANYPHLEELELNENIISAIEPGAFNNLFNLRTLGLRSNRLKLIPLGVFTGLSNLTKLDISENKIVILLDYMFQDLYNLKSLEVGDNDLVYISHRAFSGLNSLEQLTLEKCNLTSIPTEALSHLHGLIVLRLRHLNINTIRDYSFKRLYRLKVLEISHWPYLDTMTSNCLYGLNLTSLSITHCNLTSIPYVSVRHLVYLRFLNLSYNPIVTIEGSMLHDLLRLQEIQLVGGQLTTVEPFAFRGLNYLRILNVSGNLLTTLEESAFHSVGNLETLILDNNPLACDCRLLWVFRRRWRLNFNKQQPTCATPEFVQGKEFKDFPDVLLPNYFTCRRARIRDRKPQQIFVDEGHTVHFVCRADGDPPPTIMWLSPRKHLISTKTNGRLTVFPDGTLEVRYAQIQDNGTYLCIASNAGGNDTMLAHLHVRSYSPDWPHQPNKTFAFISNQPNESDANSTRATVPFPFDIKTLIIATTMGFISFLGVVLFCLVLLFLWSRGKGNTKHNIEIEYVPRKSDAGISSADAPRKFNMKMI is encoded by the coding sequence GTGAGAGATAGGATGGTAGCTGGGGAGGCGAGTATGCGCAGCCCAATCCTGGCCTGCTGGCAGCCGATTCTCCTCCTGATGCTGGGATCCATCCTGTCCGGCTCTGCCACAGGCTGCCCGCCGCGCTGCGAGTGCTCTGCCCAGGAGCGCGCCGTCCTGTGCCACCGCAAGCGATTCATGGTTGTGCCAGAAGGGATCCCCACCGAGACCAGGCTGCTGGACTTGGGCAAGAACCGCATCAAGACACTCAACCAGGATGAATTTGCCAACTACCCTcacctggaggagctggagctaAACGAGAATATTATCAGTGCCATTGAACCTGGGGCTTTCAACAACCTCTTCAACCTCAGGACGCTGGGGCTCAGGAGTAACAGACTCAAGCTGATCCCCTTGGGGGTGTTTACTGGACTCAGCAACCTTACCAAGCTAGACATTAGTGAGAACAAAATTGTGATCCTCCTAGACTACATGTTCCAGGACTTGTACAACCTGAAGTCTTTGGAGGTGGGGGACAACGACCTTGTCTACATCTCCCACCGGGCGTTCAGTGGCCTCaacagcctggagcagctgacCCTGGAGAAATGCAACCTGACCTCCATCCCCACGGAGGCCCTGTCTCACCTTCATGGCTTGATCGTGCTGCGGCTGCGCCATCTGAACATCAACACCATTCGGGATTACTCATTCAAGAGGCTGTACCGGCTCAAGGTCCTCGAAATCTCTCACTGGCCCTATCTGGATACTATGACATCCAACTGCCTCTACGGGTTGAACCTGACCTCCTTGTCCATCACCCACTGCAACCTGACGTCCATCCCGTACGTGTCGGTGAGGCACTTGGTTTACCTCCGGTTCCTGAACCTGTCCTATAACCCTATCGTCACCATTGAGGGCTCAATGCTCCATGACCTGCTCAGGCTCCAGGAGATCCAGCTGGTGGGAGGGCAGCTCACCACAGTCGAGCCCTTTGCCTTCCGCGGCCTCAATTACCTGCGCATCCTGAACGTGTCAGGGAACCTGCTGACCACCCTAGAGGAGTCAGCTTTCCACTCAGTCGGCAACCTGGAGACGCTCATCCTCGACAACAACCCCTTAGCCTGCGACTGTCGGCTGCTCTGGGTTTTCCGGCGGCGATGGAGGTTGAACTTCAACAAGCAGCAGCccacctgtgccacccctgAGTTTGTCCAGGGCAAGGAGTTCAAGGACTTCCCTGATGTCCTCCTGCCCAACTACTTCACCTGCCGCCGAGCACGAATAAGGGACCGAAAACCTCAGCAGATCTTTGTGGATGAAGGCCACACGGTGCATTTTGTCTGCCGGGCAGATGGGGACCCGCCACCCACCATCATGTGGCTCTCTCCCCGGAAGCACCTCATCTCTACCAAAACCAACGGGCGGCTCACTGTCTTCCCTGACGGCACGCTGGAGGTGCGCTACGCCCAGATCCAGGACAATGGCACCTACCTATGCATCGCCAGCAACGCAGGTGGCAACGACACCATGCTGGCCCACCTGCACGTGCGCAGCTACTCCCCAGACTGGCCCCACCAGCCCAACAAGACCTTTGCATTCATCTCCAACCAGCCCAACGAGAGCGATGCCAACAGCACGCGCGCCACCGTGCCTTTCCCCTTTGACATCAAGACTCTCATCATCGCCACCACCATGGGCTTCATCTCCTTCCTGGGCGTCGTGCTCTTCTGTCTGGTGCTCCTCTTCCTGTGGAGCCGGGGGAAAGGCAACACCAAGCACAATATTGAAATCGAGTACGTGCCACGGAAGTCCGATGCGGGCATCAGCTCTGCCGACGCACCGCGCAAGTTCAATATGAAAATGATTTAA